Within Fusarium fujikuroi IMI 58289 draft genome, chromosome FFUJ_chr08, the genomic segment GGCCTGGTGCCTGGCATggcttgagcttcatggGCAGGCTAttttatctatatacttgCCTAAACAATTTATCAAAAATTAccatatcatatcatatcacGTCATATCATTGTGTCTCGTGCATTGTGCTCTCACACCAATCTCATCTGTGTCTTGCATGTTGGTCATGTAGTCAGTTGGTGGTCATTGACGCCTGACCTGACCTCTCACAGTCCCAGTGCCTATCTAACTACAGGCTACAGCAGCAGTCCTCGGCGCTACGTGCCGTCTCTCGCATTGCTAGCACGTATTTACATCCGACCAGGGTCGGAAACACTGCCATTGGCTATTTCGTTCCCAAACGGTGATTGCCATTTTTACCCTCCCTCTCTCAGAACCAATCAGAGACTGTCCAAGAGGAATTTCAACTCCAGACTCGATGCTGGCTGCCGAAAGGTCACATACCAGCCGCTGACGTCTTGGCTCGCTCCCCAACTTCTCCGTAATCATTTCTCTTGATGCAGACCAGAGAGAGAGCTCCGTTCTCATAatctgagtctgagtctggcTTCATCGATAGGAATGAGAGCGGAGTTGGGAATGGAGACATGGCGGTCTCGCTTCGACTCATTTCACTTTATTCTGAGACTCTGAGACCtgtccttttcctttttcgcCTCCCCCTTTCTGCTCTTCTCCGCCTGTCACTCCAGGTTTTATGCCGGCTTTGGCAATTCTCCTCGGTTAGGGTTTTTAACAGAGCCCAGAGCAACTCCACTATTTCGGTTTACCTGCTTATTTCTGCAGATTTAGTGGAGTCATCAAGTTCCATTCAATATCTTGCACCCGTACccgcagctgcagctgcatttTTCCCCCTACCTCTACTTCCCGCCTCGTTCTCTTTTGAGGCTATTCCCACTGTCCCACTCGTCGTGGTCTAGAGCCGTCTCGGAGATGCGTCGAGATTACGACGACGCGACGTGACATGGATATGAGTGCCCTgagaacaaggccaagaccaatCGATCCAATAGTGCAGTGGTGCCGCACTCACATGCAGATTGGCTTGCGATCATTGCATAAACTCTATGTAATATCTACCTATACCCGTGTCACGATGACACTTGAAACTCAATCAGTTCAGTCACACTTGCACTTGTGCTCGCCCTTACAAACCGTAGCCGGAGCTTTCAGCTGTCGACTGCACAGCTTAGGTTTTGCCCAACCAACCATCAAAAGTCAATGTCAGTTCGCGTGCGGCACCTCAGATGCAAACAGTGGAGTCTTGAGTGCCGTGGACTATCCGCAAAAGGTACCAAGATAGCTCATAGCCTAACTGCAAGTTACCCAGCACCGTTGTCACGCTTCTGCAAGCCTTGCAAGCCAAGAGCTTAACTGTTATAGGCATTTCAGAACATCCCAGCCACACGATGGATGTGATCTAAAAAAGCACATAACCATGGAGGAGCTAATGTACGACTTGTCCTCCTGCCGCACAACGCGCCAGTAGCAGATTGAGAGGAACATCAACAGACAGAGCTTTTGACTTTGGGGCGGCAGTTGAGGGGATGCGTGCGTCTACAAAAGTGCTACGGTAGTCGACTGGAGTGGACTGGAATGTAACATTGGCTTGTGTAGCTGCATCTGCCGTTATCCTTCAAATAGAGGAGATGCAGGTCTAGACTCCTCAAGACTCTGTTTAAGAGCAGCCCGACTCCCCGCTCGCTCGCCATCCTCGGCTCCGTCAAAGGCAGCAGCGAAAAATAAAGGAAATAAGATGGCGGCGGTGGCTTGACGGGTTCAAATGCCGGAAGGTTAACAGTCCGAGACTACGAATTGCTCGAAATGGCCATTTCTTGATTCCTCTGCGATTCAGGACCTCGCAGCTGCACTAACTATTATCTTACAGGTCCAAGATAGGCACCGCACCTTTTCAAAGTCCCCGTGCCAAGCTTTATTTCCTGCTCGTGTGCCTTGCGTTTCCTTGCTCAACTTGCAGTCCAGGGTTTCAGTCCCGTTCTTGACCAAGCTCGAAATAGCACCTCATCGGCGCGCAGGGGTTGCAGTGAAGCcagggtaggtaggtattttaCGACATACAGAAATGGAAATGGAAGTGAGAAAAACATGTTCCAGCCTGCTGGTCTATCTAGGTATCGTATCGCCCGCTCCAAAAGCTGACATGCAGCAATTATGAGGCTGTCATGTCACTgacctcttccttttcttggCATTAGACGTGAGACAAAGAATGAACGTTCCCCTTGTCTTGCCTTGCGTTGGATCAAGTGGTGGAGTCGGGGAGTAGAATGCACTGAATGTCACTTTGTCTTAGAAGATAGTAGCAATACTCAGAGACAATTGATCATTCTGACAAGGCTACAAGACAATCAACGTCGGAGTTCTTCTCATCCGTGATAGATAGTGAGACTCAACTCACCGGTCTAGATCCgacccccccccccccgaaCCTTCATTCAAGGCGTTCGCTCGGCATGTCGTCCGTTTAAAGCAAAAGCGGCATCGACGGATCTGAAGGTTATAGCAACAAACATCCCGAGGCCGATCCGTCCGAAGGAAATAACACTTTTGTTGATTCCGTACGGAGTAGACTATGAGCAGTTCCGTCTTAATGCCGATTTAACCGTCTAATTATCGAACCACCATGCACAGCAACGTCGCGATGTTATCACCGTCCTCAATTCTCAGTCTTCCCATGCAGCAAATGAGCgcttttttctttgtctttcctTAACCCGTCTTACACACCCCCGACAGGTCCATACACATTCACCCATCTAACCAGAAAACGGTTGCGCCCGTGAGCTATGCAGCCAGATGTCATAGGGTCCCCGCGCGCCAACTCCAGCGCGAGTTAGCTTCACCTCGAGTGCCGCAAGGGATGACGTTTTCTCATGCGTCAAGGGTTTTCTCCGCTCCCTTTATTAACAAGGTCAGAGCGGTGACAAGAGCCACACCGaaatgaaaaaaaaagaatccAGAGAAGAGTGCTTAAACCATGGCCCTGAATGTGGGAAGGGgagaataaaaaaaagaaatggaCCTCATGGGTTTTTCTGGTGGAGAACTAAACACACGGGAGATCATCACAAAAGATCAGATATTCTCCATTTGAGGCTCAAGACCCCCGAGATCCCAAACTCAAAAATAGCAAAAACAAACACGTATTTAGAAacagaacaacaagaacatgGATTAAAGGGATTCTTTCTCCCTTCCGTGCAATTCCCTTGCGCAGACACGTACACACCATCAAAACATGCATCTTCCCGCAGAGACCCTGCGAATGCCCTCACTCCAAAATGACCCACCCCCCTTTCGTCATCCCGTCCTCTGACCTCATCGTGCAGGCCACCACGACACCGACGTTACGTTATCGAGCAGACCCAAAAACAGGGCGGTCTATAAAAAACAACACTGACATGGGTGCGTGACGTCGCCTGTGAGGGAAAAAACTGCTAAACGGTTTGCTTTTGCGGTTTTTGGCATGGGTTCTTTTGGCGAAACGGTCACCAAGCGGGAATAGACTAAGGTGTGTGAGGATGATGTACATGAAGGTCAGAAAACCCTTACGATGAGCGAAACGGTGAGGTTGTGGTGTACATGTAACTCGACTTATTTTGAGCATTATAGGGCTGTTGTGTGCACCGGCGGTCAACGGGGCGAAGCTTCTTTGCTGCTTCTAAGAATATTCGATTTCTGATTGCCAAGATTGTCTTCTCGAGCACATACCCAGGTGTTTTCATGCATGCTCACACCAAGGCTATTCCAACGCCTTACTCCCAGTTCCTACAGCCCATAATTACAAAGTCAGACATGCAAACGTCTCATATGCGAACATCATGTTTCCGTAAATCAACGACCGTAAAGCAATCAGCCCTCCATTTTAACATCCGTCTCCCTTCCGAGATTTTTCAGCAGGAAACTGCGCTTGAAGTACTCGTTGGGGTGGACAATGGTCTCGAGCTGTTGTTGTGTCATGACACCctcatccttggccttcttgatctcttgcTTGTGCAGATGCTCAAATACACTGTGATCGCAATTAGTACATAGGCTGTTCGAGGAATGAGCATAGACTTACCGATTGCACGCCATGTGGAACTTTTGCTTATCCTTATCCTCTTTAACGCCCTGAACAACAGAGCGATCATTAACACCCATAGCTTGAACAAGTGCTGAGAGGTTCTCCATGTTGAAATGCCGATATGGGCATCCGTGGGCCTCACCAGGACCAGGAGGATGCTCGGTGAGGATCTTCTGACAACTGAATGGACTGTAACCACCACCTCTTCGGTTGGAATCACCACCGACATCACCATAAACGTGACGAATATTATATCTGTACTCCTTGTTGAACTTATCATCTGTGATCTTGTGGAAGCTCTTTCTCCAGAACACAAGACACTCCTCCAGGTTGAGACCAATCCCcttgagaaagagagagtACTGTAGCCGACCATAGTGTTTGAGATGAGCGTCTCGGCGTAGTGAGCGGTGCAAGTGAGACATGCAGGCTGGGAAGTGTTGTGATAAGTTGTCGATGTTGGCAGCGCTGATCTCGGCGCCGGGCACAGCGGCGGTGCTGGAAATGTAGGATGCGTCGGGGGTGATGAAGTTCTTGGAAAGATGGTTGAGGATTGGTGTGAGTCGGTCGTCCTCGTCAAGTCGAGGAAGAGCACGGGCAGTCAACTACGGGCTGTCAGTTCAGATCTTGGCAACAGGTTTTGAGTTGCTGTACCTCAAGTTGTCGCTCCAGTCGCGAGCTGAACTCCGAAACCACCATACCAGCCTGTTCTCGGCCCGGTACAAACGCCTTTCCGGCCTTCAAAAACACTCTTCGGCTCTCAATTAGCTCGGGAACCCGTTCCCAGTCTACCTTGAACCATGTATCGTCGTCATTCTCGCTCTTTCGGTTGCTAGCAAAGGCAGCCAGCTCCGCAGCATACTCCCTCCTATCCTCATCTGTTACGTCTTCACACCAGTCTAGGCCAAGAGTCTTGACAAAGGCAGATCGCTCGGCGAGATCGTCATCATTGAGTCGCAGGCGGAAAAGCATCGTCTCGACACGTGTGAAGCGACGGCGCAGATCTTCAGTAGACGAGAACGCAAGTCGGAGGATGAAATGACTGTAGTGGTCTTTTTGGCGTTGCTCAAAGATCTTCTTGGAGCCTGAGCTGTTGGCCTCGAGGTGGAGgtgcttcttgaggatgggCTTCATGTGTGTTGCAGTCTCGGCAGGAGTCTTGTTGCGGAACGAGCATGCTTCGAGTTCAGCGAGAACTACCGAGTATTAGATACGCCCACTATCACAATTTTCCGTAGCCTACCTCGAAGTCTGTCGATGGCCCATTGCTCAAACTGCTCGAGGGTGATATCCGCAGTGGGAGGATCTGTGTAAAAGTTGAGACGATGGGGATAGTCGAGATCTTTGTATGTAGGCGCCGCGAATTGCTTCTTGCGATGGTCAACGACATTTCGCCTCTTGGGATCAATTCGGTTAAAGTCTTGCCGCAACATGATTTCGCCGTCTGTTGAATGTCTGTATCGATGGAGTGGAAATTGGACAAGGAGTGGAATTGGTTAGCAAAAGGCATAGAGAGGGAGACGCGACTTTACGCGTCTGGCGTCGCGGGGTGGAGCTGGCAATTAAGAGCCAGCAGCCCAATCAGAAGCGCGCGAGGTGTTCCCCGGGTGATTTTGGCGCACAAGCCCACGATTTACTTGGCTCCATCAATCAAACAATGTAATTAACTAACAAAGAAGGTTTTGTTCTTAAAACCCAAGCGTTCAAACATTCAATTAATATCTACAATAATCAAGTcatttaaaattatattcAGCGCGAAAACGGAAACGATTTTGTACTTGAATGACCTGTCACTATGCTCTTCAAGAGGTAGTCGATGACCTCAGTTGGAGCTACCTATTGTTCCAATTCCCCGTCATTCACAAGTAAAGTATCATGCTTATCAACAACACATATTGCATCATACGCCCTGCACATAGCTTGAGCCATGCCGGTTCAGCTCAGAAGAAGGCCTGGATCATCGGCACCCAAGACCTGTTTCTCTACAACTCAATTCAGAGTCCCCTCAACAGTGTGGACGAGCCTCAACCAACCATTGTATATTAGCGACTCATCCTTTCaggttgctgttgagaacatTTCAGGCTCAGCTCTTCTATCCAAGCTGCCTCCTGAGGTTGTCACCATGATCT encodes:
- a CDS encoding related to DNA primase large chain, which produces MLRQDFNRIDPKRRNVVDHRKKQFAAPTYKDLDYPHRLNFYTDPPTADITLEQFEQWAIDRLRVLAELEACSFRNKTPAETATHMKPILKKHLHLEANSSGSKKIFEQRQKDHYSHFILRLAFSSTEDLRRRFTRVETMLFRLRLNDDDLAERSAFVKTLGLDWCEDVTDEDRREYAAELAAFASNRKSENDDDTWFKVDWERVPELIESRRVFLKAGKAFVPGREQAGMVVSEFSSRLERQLELTARALPRLDEDDRLTPILNHLSKNFITPDASYISSTAAVPGAEISAANIDNLSQHFPACMSHLHRSLRRDAHLKHYGRLQYSLFLKGIGLNLEECLVFWRKSFHKITDDKFNKEYRYNIRHVYGDVGGDSNRRGGGYSPFSCQKILTEHPPGPGEAHGCPYRHFNMENLSALVQAMGVNDRSVVQGVKEDKDKQKFHMACNRVFEHLHKQEIKKAKDEGVMTQQQLETIVHPNEYFKRSFLLKNLGRETDVKMEG